The Stenotrophomonas rhizophila genome has a window encoding:
- a CDS encoding ClpXP protease specificity-enhancing factor, giving the protein MTEDTFRMTSHRPYLLRALVEWINDNDLTPHILVDAGMPGVQVPQSAVKDGRVVLNIAERAVVRLHIDNDSVSFSARFSGTSYPVQVPISAVLAVYARETGQGMALPDDIPGHEPSPDDTLPPDDTPTPDDTPPKPSGRPHLRVVK; this is encoded by the coding sequence ATGACTGAAGACACTTTCCGCATGACCAGCCATCGCCCCTACCTGTTGCGGGCGCTGGTGGAATGGATCAACGACAACGACCTGACCCCGCATATCCTGGTCGATGCCGGCATGCCTGGCGTACAGGTGCCGCAGAGCGCGGTGAAGGACGGTCGCGTGGTCCTCAACATCGCCGAGCGCGCGGTGGTGCGCCTGCACATCGACAACGACAGCGTGAGCTTCTCGGCCCGCTTCTCGGGCACCAGCTACCCGGTGCAGGTGCCGATCTCGGCCGTGCTGGCCGTCTACGCCCGCGAAACCGGGCAGGGCATGGCACTGCCGGACGATATTCCCGGCCACGAGCCGAGCCCGGACGATACCCTGCCACCGGATGACACGCCGACCCCGGATGACACCCCGCCCAAGCCGAGCGGTCGCCCGCACCTTCGGGTGGTCAAATAA
- a CDS encoding DUF2272 domain-containing protein has translation MRPLPLLACLTPLFLLLPGAAAAAEVCDIPPRYGLSPLAASIVRTACNEHRLWYRPFIDGEGRARNLGVSEAEREYLADDGMPAWQRVVGYWRDSGTLGPMGSQPGATSCMEPFGSRYTDSDCRAFLIDNPWSAAFISWVMSRAGVPGFTRSPRHIDYIRAAYQNTGPYRMADPAQEKPAPGDLLCYLRGRNESLSYAGLVQQLSGGTVANWKSHCEVVIAANMGGDHTLYLIGGNVMNTVAMRKLSLDRSGRIQLPPAPSSDPYDMGCTPGREDECNFNRQDWAALLKLVATSPMGSTPSYPPSPSPAPATGPLPAPAQPGVPATTTPPKPTFPRVVPPRPTPPPPQSPAPQPQQPQKQDGSPA, from the coding sequence ATGCGCCCGCTGCCCCTGCTTGCCTGCCTGACTCCCCTGTTCCTGCTGCTTCCCGGCGCTGCCGCCGCTGCCGAGGTCTGCGACATCCCGCCGCGCTATGGTCTGAGCCCGCTGGCGGCGAGCATCGTGCGGACCGCCTGCAACGAGCACCGACTGTGGTACCGGCCCTTCATCGATGGTGAAGGCCGTGCGCGCAACCTTGGCGTCAGCGAGGCCGAACGGGAATACCTGGCCGACGACGGCATGCCCGCGTGGCAGCGCGTGGTCGGCTACTGGCGCGACAGCGGCACGCTGGGGCCGATGGGCAGCCAGCCTGGCGCCACCAGCTGCATGGAGCCGTTCGGTTCGCGCTACACCGACAGCGACTGTCGTGCGTTCCTGATCGACAACCCGTGGTCGGCCGCCTTCATCTCCTGGGTGATGAGCCGCGCCGGAGTGCCCGGCTTCACCCGCTCGCCGCGCCACATCGACTACATCCGAGCCGCTTACCAGAACACCGGCCCGTACCGGATGGCGGATCCAGCGCAGGAAAAGCCCGCGCCCGGCGACCTGTTGTGTTACCTGCGTGGCCGCAACGAATCATTGAGTTACGCCGGGCTGGTGCAACAGCTCAGCGGCGGCACGGTGGCGAACTGGAAATCCCACTGCGAGGTGGTGATCGCAGCGAACATGGGCGGCGACCACACGCTGTACCTGATCGGCGGCAATGTGATGAACACGGTGGCAATGCGCAAGCTGTCGCTGGATCGCAGCGGCCGCATCCAGCTGCCCCCGGCCCCCTCCAGCGATCCCTACGACATGGGCTGTACCCCCGGACGCGAAGACGAGTGCAACTTCAACCGGCAGGACTGGGCGGCGCTGCTCAAACTGGTGGCGACCTCGCCGATGGGGTCGACGCCCAGCTATCCGCCATCGCCATCGCCCGCGCCGGCCACCGGCCCGCTGCCGGCACCCGCCCAGCCTGGGGTGCCGGCGACGACGACGCCGCCAAAGCCCACCTTCCCGCGCGTCGTGCCGCCGCGGCCCACACCACCGCCACCGCAATCGCCTGCCCCGCAACCGCAGCAGCCGCAGAAGCAGGACGGGTCGCCGGCTTGA
- a CDS encoding DUF3301 domain-containing protein — MPSLILLMIAGAFAYAFWNSSRAAAERAIELGRNACRAADVQWLDQAVHASGIRVCRKDNGWLGWERTYRFEYSHDGIDRHTGRMVLRGDELVAFVGPSAARISEIRRSVDTTGAEDV, encoded by the coding sequence ATGCCCAGTCTTATCCTGTTGATGATTGCCGGCGCGTTCGCCTACGCCTTCTGGAACTCCTCGCGCGCCGCGGCCGAACGCGCCATCGAACTGGGCCGCAACGCCTGCCGCGCCGCCGACGTGCAGTGGCTGGACCAGGCCGTGCATGCCAGTGGCATCCGCGTCTGCCGCAAGGACAACGGCTGGCTGGGCTGGGAGCGCACTTACCGCTTCGAGTACTCCCACGATGGCATCGACCGCCATACCGGGCGGATGGTGCTGCGCGGCGATGAACTGGTGGCCTTCGTCGGGCCCTCGGCCGCGCGCATCAGCGAGATCCGGCGCAGCGTGGACACCACCGGCGCCGAGGACGTGTAG
- the nadC gene encoding carboxylating nicotinate-nucleotide diphosphorylase produces the protein MSLSVLTPPDPGQVQADVARALAEDIGAGDVTAALLPDRPDSAYLLCKQDAVIAGRPWFDATHQALDPQVRIEWRVAEGDAVPAGTVLAILHGRNRSLVSAERTSLNFLQTLSGTATTTARYVAAVTGTGTRILDTRKTLPGLRAAQKYAVRCGGGDNHRQGLYDTVMLKENHIRAAGSLTAAVNAARAQWPQLPLVVEVEDLSQLREALAVGCDRILIDDFDAATRRDAVRIAAGRIPLEVSGSVDLAGLRAIAEDGVDCISIGGLTKHVQAIDLSLKLGDPP, from the coding sequence ATGAGCCTGAGCGTGCTGACGCCTCCTGACCCCGGCCAGGTGCAGGCCGATGTCGCCCGCGCCCTGGCCGAGGACATCGGCGCGGGAGATGTGACTGCCGCCCTGCTCCCGGACCGCCCCGACAGCGCCTACCTGCTATGCAAGCAGGATGCGGTGATCGCCGGCCGGCCGTGGTTCGATGCCACCCACCAGGCCTTGGACCCGCAGGTCCGGATCGAGTGGCGGGTGGCCGAAGGCGATGCGGTGCCCGCCGGCACCGTGCTGGCGATCCTGCACGGGCGCAACCGCAGTCTGGTCAGCGCCGAACGCACCTCGTTGAATTTCCTGCAGACGCTGTCGGGCACCGCCACCACCACCGCACGCTACGTAGCGGCGGTGACCGGGACCGGCACGCGCATCCTGGACACCCGCAAAACCCTGCCCGGCCTGCGCGCGGCGCAGAAGTACGCGGTGCGCTGCGGTGGCGGCGACAACCATCGCCAGGGCCTGTACGACACGGTGATGCTCAAGGAAAACCACATCCGCGCCGCCGGTTCGCTGACCGCTGCGGTCAACGCCGCACGGGCGCAGTGGCCACAGCTGCCGCTGGTGGTGGAAGTGGAAGACCTTTCGCAGCTGCGCGAAGCGCTGGCGGTGGGGTGCGACCGCATCCTGATCGATGACTTCGACGCGGCCACCCGCCGTGACGCGGTGCGGATCGCCGCCGGACGCATCCCGCTGGAGGTTTCCGGCAGCGTGGACCTGGCCGGGCTGCGCGCAATTGCCGAGGACGGCGTCGATTGCATCTCGATTGGCGGGCTGACCAAGCATGTGCAGGCGATTGATCTGTCGTTGAAGCTGGGCGATCCGCCCTGA
- the petA gene encoding ubiquinol-cytochrome c reductase iron-sulfur subunit produces MANDGVNDPVNTGRRRFLSATTAVVGAVGVGFAAVPFIKSWNPSARAKLAGAPVLADISALQEGQRLVMEWRGQPIWIVKRSKAILDALHGLDGRLKDPASENKDQQPDYVLKQNPEFRAIKAEVSVLVGLCTHLGCSPEMVAEIRPEPFDPEWKGGYFCPCHKSRFDMSGRVFDGVPAPINLLVPPHHYQDDSTIIIGVDPQGAA; encoded by the coding sequence ATGGCCAACGATGGGGTAAACGATCCAGTCAACACTGGACGTCGACGATTTCTTTCCGCAACCACCGCAGTGGTGGGAGCAGTCGGCGTCGGTTTCGCCGCAGTTCCGTTCATCAAGTCCTGGAATCCCAGCGCCCGCGCCAAACTGGCCGGTGCCCCTGTGCTTGCCGACATCAGCGCCCTGCAGGAAGGCCAGCGACTGGTCATGGAGTGGCGTGGACAGCCGATCTGGATCGTCAAACGGTCCAAGGCCATCCTTGACGCCCTGCACGGGCTGGATGGGCGGTTGAAGGATCCTGCGTCGGAGAACAAGGACCAGCAGCCGGACTACGTGCTCAAGCAGAACCCCGAATTCCGCGCGATCAAGGCCGAGGTCTCGGTGCTGGTCGGGCTGTGCACCCACCTGGGCTGTTCGCCGGAAATGGTTGCCGAGATCCGCCCCGAGCCGTTCGATCCGGAATGGAAGGGCGGCTACTTCTGCCCCTGCCACAAATCCCGGTTCGACATGTCCGGGCGCGTCTTCGATGGCGTCCCGGCGCCGATCAACCTGCTGGTGCCGCCGCACCATTACCAGGACGACAGCACCATCATCATCGGCGTCGATCCGCAGGGGGCAGCCTGA
- a CDS encoding glutathione S-transferase N-terminal domain-containing protein — protein sequence MAASVRMRNTLTLFSSNDDVLCHRVRLVLAAKGVTYDFVPVDPQNPPEDLIDLNPYHSVPTLVERELVLYAASVVSEYLDERYPHPPLMPVDPLSRARIRLAMLRIEHDWVPQVQAIQLGNKTQAEAGRKRLKELLTSAVPLFKASKFFLNPEMSLADCAMAPIIWRLQSLDVPLPKDGKSIEDYGNRIFRHPGFIRSLTDQEKKLRDLPV from the coding sequence ATGGCGGCGAGCGTACGCATGCGGAACACCCTGACGCTGTTTTCCTCGAACGACGACGTGCTGTGCCATCGCGTGCGCCTGGTGCTGGCTGCCAAAGGCGTTACCTACGATTTCGTGCCCGTCGACCCGCAGAACCCGCCCGAGGATCTGATCGACCTCAATCCGTACCACTCGGTGCCCACGCTGGTAGAGCGCGAGCTGGTGCTGTACGCGGCCTCGGTGGTCAGCGAATACCTGGACGAACGCTACCCGCACCCGCCGCTGATGCCGGTGGACCCGCTCTCGCGTGCGCGGATCCGGCTGGCGATGCTGCGCATCGAACACGACTGGGTACCGCAGGTGCAGGCGATCCAGCTCGGCAACAAGACCCAGGCCGAGGCGGGGCGCAAGCGGTTGAAGGAACTGCTGACCAGCGCGGTGCCGCTGTTCAAGGCCAGCAAGTTCTTCCTCAACCCGGAAATGAGTCTGGCCGATTGCGCCATGGCGCCGATCATCTGGCGCCTGCAGTCGCTGGACGTGCCGTTGCCCAAGGATGGCAAGTCCATCGAGGATTACGGCAACCGCATTTTCCGCCACCCGGGCTTCATCCGCAGCCTGACCGACCAGGAAAAGAAGCTGCGCGACCTGCCGGTCTGA
- a CDS encoding Trm112 family protein — MDRKVIDLLCAPRTAQRLSLLDSKGLDALNRAIGAGTVTNLEGTPLVQPVREALLTQDRKQIFRVNDGIPVLLPEEAIETAQIADFPK, encoded by the coding sequence ATGGATCGCAAAGTCATCGACCTCCTGTGCGCGCCCCGCACCGCCCAGCGCCTGTCCCTGCTGGATTCCAAGGGCCTGGACGCGCTCAACCGGGCCATTGGCGCCGGCACGGTGACCAACCTCGAGGGCACCCCGCTGGTCCAACCCGTGCGCGAAGCGCTGCTGACCCAGGACCGCAAGCAGATATTCCGCGTCAACGATGGCATTCCCGTGCTGCTGCCGGAAGAAGCCATCGAGACCGCCCAGATTGCCGATTTTCCCAAGTAA
- a CDS encoding cytochrome b, whose translation MANILSRTATGVADWVNARAPGLMPVYRKHVSEYYAPKNFNIWYYFGSLALLILVNQIVTGIFLTMHYKTSALEAFNSVEYIMRDVEWGWLIRYMHSTGASLFFIVVYLHMFRGLMYGSYQKPRELVWILGMLIYLVLMAEAFMGYVLPWGQMSFWGAKVIISLFGAIPVIGNGLTEWIMGDYLPSDATLNRFFALHVIALPLVLLLLVVLHLGALHEVGSNNPDGVEIKKGPKGNRWSATAPTDGIPFHPYYTLKDGVGAGFLLIIAAFIIFFAPGFGGLFLEHDNFTEANRLVTPEHIKPVWYYTPYYAMLRVVPNKLGGVIVMFSAIAILFLVPWLDKARVKSYRYRGWLSRALLGVFAVCFIWLGVIGSGPGTDAHETYVGRVLTFLYFAFFITMPLWTKLDRTLPVPDRVTTHD comes from the coding sequence ATGGCCAACATCCTTTCCCGTACCGCCACCGGCGTCGCCGACTGGGTCAACGCGCGCGCGCCCGGGCTGATGCCGGTGTACCGCAAGCATGTCAGCGAGTACTACGCGCCGAAGAACTTCAATATCTGGTACTACTTCGGTTCGCTGGCGCTGCTGATCCTGGTCAACCAGATCGTGACCGGCATCTTCCTCACGATGCACTACAAGACCAGTGCGCTGGAAGCGTTCAACTCCGTTGAATACATCATGCGGGACGTGGAGTGGGGCTGGCTGATCCGCTACATGCACTCCACCGGGGCCTCGCTGTTCTTCATCGTGGTCTACCTGCACATGTTCCGCGGCCTGATGTACGGCAGTTACCAGAAGCCTCGCGAGCTGGTGTGGATCCTGGGCATGCTGATCTACCTGGTGCTGATGGCCGAAGCCTTCATGGGCTACGTGCTGCCGTGGGGGCAGATGTCGTTCTGGGGCGCCAAGGTGATCATCTCGCTGTTCGGCGCCATTCCGGTGATCGGCAACGGGCTGACCGAGTGGATCATGGGCGATTACCTGCCCAGCGATGCCACCCTCAACCGCTTCTTCGCCCTGCACGTGATCGCCCTGCCGCTGGTGCTGCTGTTGCTGGTGGTGCTGCACCTGGGCGCGCTGCACGAAGTGGGGTCGAACAACCCCGATGGCGTGGAGATCAAGAAGGGACCCAAGGGCAACCGCTGGTCGGCCACCGCGCCCACCGACGGCATTCCGTTCCACCCGTACTACACGCTCAAGGACGGGGTCGGCGCCGGCTTCCTGCTGATCATCGCGGCCTTCATCATCTTCTTCGCACCGGGCTTCGGCGGCCTGTTCCTGGAGCACGACAACTTCACCGAGGCCAACCGCCTGGTCACGCCCGAGCACATCAAACCGGTGTGGTACTACACGCCGTACTACGCGATGTTGCGCGTGGTGCCCAACAAGCTCGGCGGCGTGATCGTGATGTTCTCGGCCATCGCCATCCTGTTCCTGGTGCCGTGGCTGGACAAGGCGCGGGTGAAGTCCTACCGCTATCGCGGCTGGCTGTCGCGCGCGCTGCTGGGCGTATTCGCGGTGTGCTTTATCTGGCTGGGCGTGATCGGTTCCGGGCCCGGTACCGATGCGCATGAAACCTATGTCGGCCGCGTGCTGACCTTCCTCTACTTCGCCTTCTTCATCACCATGCCGCTATGGACCAAGCTGGACAGGACCTTGCCGGTACCGGACCGGGTGACCACGCATGACTGA
- the purE gene encoding 5-(carboxyamino)imidazole ribonucleotide mutase, with protein sequence MTPNQSAPLVGIVMGSRSDWETMQHAAQKLDALGVPYEVKVVSAHRTPDVLFTYAEQAGPRGLRAIIAGAGGAAHLPGMIAAKTAVPVLGVPVQSKALNGMDSLLSIVQMPAGIPVATFAIGNAGASNAALFAAAMLAPEQPAIGQALEGFRSRQTEDVMAHDDPRQ encoded by the coding sequence ATGACCCCCAACCAATCCGCGCCGCTCGTCGGCATCGTCATGGGTTCCCGCTCCGACTGGGAGACCATGCAGCACGCGGCGCAGAAGCTGGACGCGCTCGGTGTTCCCTACGAAGTGAAAGTCGTGTCGGCGCACCGTACGCCCGACGTGCTGTTCACCTACGCCGAGCAGGCGGGCCCGCGCGGGCTGCGCGCCATCATTGCCGGTGCCGGCGGCGCCGCGCACCTGCCGGGCATGATCGCGGCCAAGACCGCGGTGCCGGTGCTGGGCGTGCCGGTGCAGTCCAAGGCCCTGAACGGCATGGATTCGCTGCTGTCGATCGTGCAGATGCCGGCCGGCATCCCGGTGGCCACCTTCGCCATCGGCAATGCCGGCGCCTCCAACGCCGCGCTGTTTGCCGCCGCCATGCTGGCGCCGGAGCAGCCGGCCATCGGCCAGGCGCTGGAGGGTTTCCGTTCCCGCCAGACCGAAGACGTCATGGCCCACGACGATCCGCGTCAATGA
- the miaB gene encoding tRNA (N6-isopentenyl adenosine(37)-C2)-methylthiotransferase MiaB: MTGTPASTLPTSAGTAVPAIDSPRPDLLPLPGSRPQVTGPVRGKLYIKTHGCQMNEYDSTKMADVLAAEEGLELTDDPGEADVLLMNTCSIREKAQEKVFSQLGYWKALKNNGRGVIIGVGGCVASQEGEAIIKRAPHVDLVFGPQTLHRLPELIRQRRESGKSQVDISFPEIEKFDRLPEPRAEGGSAFVSIMEGCSKYCSFCVVPYTRGTEVSRPFEDVVVEVAQLAAQGVREINLLGQNVNAYRGPYGEGEFADLGLLIRTIAEIDGVDRIRFTTSHPLEFSDSLVDAYRDVPQLANFLHLPVQAGSDRVLSAMKRGYTALEFKAKIRKLRAVRPDISISSDFIVGFPGETDADFEKTMKLIEDVGFDHSFSFIYSRRPGTPAADLEDTISDAEKHARLSRLQARINEQAAAISHAMVGTVQTVLVEGPSRRDPNELTGKTENMRSVNFPGQARLVGQLVDVEITEAYSNSLRGRLVVA; the protein is encoded by the coding sequence ATGACCGGGACGCCAGCTTCGACCCTGCCGACCTCGGCCGGCACCGCCGTGCCTGCCATCGATTCGCCCCGCCCCGACCTGCTGCCCCTGCCCGGTTCCCGGCCGCAGGTGACCGGCCCCGTGCGCGGCAAGCTGTACATCAAGACCCACGGTTGCCAGATGAACGAGTACGACTCGACCAAAATGGCCGACGTACTTGCCGCCGAAGAAGGCCTGGAGCTGACCGACGACCCGGGCGAAGCCGACGTGCTGCTGATGAACACCTGCTCGATCCGCGAGAAAGCGCAGGAGAAGGTGTTCAGCCAGCTGGGCTACTGGAAGGCGCTGAAGAACAACGGCCGTGGCGTCATCATCGGCGTGGGCGGTTGCGTGGCCTCCCAGGAAGGCGAAGCCATCATCAAGCGCGCCCCGCATGTGGACCTGGTGTTCGGCCCGCAGACCCTGCACCGCCTGCCCGAGCTGATCCGCCAGCGGCGCGAATCGGGCAAATCGCAGGTGGACATCAGCTTCCCCGAGATCGAGAAGTTCGACCGCCTGCCCGAGCCGCGGGCCGAAGGCGGTTCGGCGTTCGTGTCGATCATGGAAGGCTGCTCCAAGTACTGTTCGTTCTGCGTGGTGCCCTACACCCGTGGCACCGAGGTCAGCCGCCCGTTCGAGGACGTGGTGGTGGAAGTGGCGCAGCTGGCCGCGCAGGGCGTGCGCGAGATCAACCTGCTGGGCCAGAACGTCAATGCCTACCGCGGCCCCTATGGGGAAGGCGAGTTTGCCGACCTCGGCCTGCTGATCCGCACCATCGCCGAGATCGACGGGGTGGACCGCATCCGCTTCACCACCTCGCACCCGCTGGAGTTCAGCGATTCGCTGGTGGACGCGTACCGCGACGTGCCGCAGCTGGCCAATTTCCTGCACCTGCCGGTGCAGGCTGGCAGCGACCGGGTGCTGTCGGCGATGAAGCGCGGCTACACCGCGCTCGAATTCAAGGCCAAGATCCGCAAGCTGCGCGCAGTACGCCCGGACATTTCGATCAGCTCGGACTTCATCGTCGGCTTCCCTGGCGAGACGGACGCGGACTTCGAGAAGACCATGAAGCTGATCGAGGACGTAGGCTTCGACCACAGCTTCTCCTTCATCTATTCGCGCCGACCGGGAACGCCCGCAGCCGACCTCGAGGACACCATCAGCGATGCGGAGAAGCACGCGCGGCTGTCGCGCCTGCAGGCCCGGATCAACGAGCAGGCAGCCGCCATCTCCCATGCGATGGTCGGCACGGTGCAGACGGTGCTGGTGGAAGGTCCGTCGCGCCGCGATCCGAATGAGCTGACCGGCAAGACCGAGAACATGCGGTCGGTGAATTTCCCGGGGCAGGCGCGATTGGTCGGCCAGCTGGTCGATGTGGAGATCAC
- a CDS encoding cytochrome c1, with translation MLASTVAGAAEGGKTLQAGNDLGDRASLQRGAQLYMNYCSGCHALKYLRYSRMAQDLGLSEEEVMNNLNFTGVPIGEPVPVTMPKAEAEKWFGKMPPDLSLISRVRGSDWVYTYLKSFYLDPSRPLGWNNALFPNASMPNPLWEMQGLQHAVHGKPEAPGADAPVTGLTLAQPGNVDPGQYDQAVRDITNFLEYAGEPAALKRQKLGVWVILFLALLTFLAYLLKKEYWKDVH, from the coding sequence ATGCTGGCCAGCACCGTCGCCGGCGCCGCCGAAGGCGGCAAGACCCTGCAGGCCGGCAACGACCTGGGCGACCGTGCGTCGCTGCAGCGCGGCGCGCAGCTCTACATGAACTACTGCTCCGGCTGCCATGCGCTCAAGTACCTGCGCTATTCGCGGATGGCGCAGGACCTGGGGCTGAGCGAAGAAGAGGTCATGAACAACCTCAACTTCACCGGCGTGCCGATCGGCGAACCGGTGCCGGTGACGATGCCCAAGGCGGAAGCCGAGAAGTGGTTCGGCAAAATGCCGCCGGACCTCAGCCTGATCTCACGGGTGCGTGGCAGCGACTGGGTCTATACCTACCTGAAGTCGTTCTACCTGGACCCCAGCCGCCCGCTGGGCTGGAACAACGCGCTGTTCCCCAACGCCTCCATGCCCAACCCGCTGTGGGAAATGCAGGGCCTGCAACACGCCGTGCACGGCAAGCCGGAGGCGCCGGGTGCCGACGCGCCGGTGACCGGGCTCACGCTGGCACAGCCCGGTAACGTCGACCCGGGGCAGTACGACCAGGCGGTGCGGGACATCACCAACTTCCTGGAGTACGCGGGTGAACCCGCGGCGCTGAAGCGGCAGAAGCTGGGCGTGTGGGTGATCCTGTTCCTGGCACTGCTCACCTTCCTGGCCTACCTGCTGAAGAAGGAGTACTGGAAGGACGTGCATTGA
- a CDS encoding lytic transglycosylase domain-containing protein: MKGILGIAALALAALTAVPASAGTLYKCVGADGIPSYVSKRIAGTSCSVVSNYRPDRSAPRRYVPPPSPAPVPAPAVVATAAPVQDGAASGTALAPTPAPAQAATVLTAAPAARTGKAQRVVNGQVYSYMKDGVRHYTSRRPAQMASLGQVRTIHYSFIERCYACGASPGVNFGSVRLNTTAFQAEIASAAREFGVEEAVVRAIIHAESAYNPTALSRAGAQGLMQLMPPTARRFGVTDSYDAAQNIRGGVQYLSWLLKRFNGNLTLAAAGYNAGEGAVDRHGGVPPYSETQYYVKRVALLADRYRGATASTQ, translated from the coding sequence ATGAAGGGGATCTTGGGGATCGCTGCGCTGGCCTTGGCTGCGCTGACCGCTGTGCCGGCCAGTGCGGGCACCCTGTACAAGTGTGTTGGCGCGGACGGCATTCCCAGCTATGTCAGCAAACGCATTGCCGGCACCAGCTGCAGCGTGGTCAGCAACTACCGTCCCGACCGCAGCGCCCCGCGCCGTTACGTTCCGCCACCGTCTCCAGCCCCCGTGCCCGCCCCTGCGGTCGTGGCAACCGCTGCGCCGGTCCAGGACGGTGCCGCGTCCGGCACCGCGCTGGCCCCGACCCCGGCACCTGCCCAGGCCGCCACCGTGCTTACTGCCGCGCCGGCGGCCCGCACCGGCAAGGCGCAGCGCGTGGTCAACGGGCAGGTCTACTCGTATATGAAGGATGGCGTGCGGCATTACACCAGCCGCCGGCCCGCGCAGATGGCCAGCCTGGGCCAGGTCCGCACCATCCATTACAGCTTCATCGAGCGCTGTTATGCCTGCGGTGCCAGTCCGGGCGTGAACTTCGGTTCGGTCCGCCTCAATACCACCGCCTTCCAGGCAGAGATCGCGTCTGCCGCGCGCGAGTTCGGGGTGGAAGAGGCGGTGGTCCGCGCGATCATCCACGCCGAATCGGCTTACAACCCGACCGCGCTCAGCCGCGCCGGCGCACAGGGTTTGATGCAGCTGATGCCGCCGACCGCGCGCCGTTTCGGCGTGACCGATTCCTATGATGCGGCGCAGAACATCCGCGGCGGCGTGCAGTACCTGTCGTGGCTGCTCAAGCGGTTCAATGGCAACCTGACCCTTGCCGCTGCCGGGTACAACGCAGGCGAGGGCGCGGTCGACCGCCACGGTGGCGTGCCGCCTTACAGCGAGACGCAGTACTACGTGAAGCGCGTCGCCCTGCTTGCCGACCGCTACCGCGGCGCCACCGCCTCCACGCAGTAA